One Streptomyces sp. B21-105 genomic region harbors:
- a CDS encoding glycerophosphodiester phosphodiesterase — MQNLTAVAHRGDPYRLRENTIASLRSALDLGADAVECDVRLTRDGVPVLLHDATLKRLWGQDRPLASLSAAEVRGLTAGAVPTLAEALAATEGSRVMLDLPGTREVRTARRIVDAVREAGAADRVYYCAGAAAMLAVRSADPAAEIALTCTSLAPPRPALLAALKPRWLNYRFSLVDRDLTARVHRDGHLLSVWTPDTRRSLRRLIGLGVDSITTNRIDLLTALRKQG, encoded by the coding sequence ATGCAGAACCTGACCGCCGTGGCCCATCGCGGAGACCCCTACCGCCTCCGTGAGAACACGATCGCTTCGCTGCGTTCCGCGCTCGACCTGGGCGCGGACGCCGTGGAGTGCGACGTGCGGCTCACCAGGGACGGCGTGCCCGTGCTGCTGCACGACGCGACGCTGAAGCGGCTGTGGGGGCAGGACCGTCCACTGGCCTCGCTGTCCGCGGCCGAGGTGCGCGGGCTGACGGCCGGCGCGGTGCCGACGCTCGCGGAGGCGCTCGCGGCGACCGAGGGAAGCCGGGTGATGCTCGACCTGCCGGGGACCCGGGAGGTGCGCACGGCACGGCGGATCGTCGACGCCGTGCGCGAGGCGGGGGCGGCGGACCGGGTGTACTACTGCGCGGGCGCCGCCGCGATGCTCGCCGTGCGCAGCGCCGACCCGGCCGCCGAGATCGCGCTCACCTGCACGAGCCTGGCGCCCCCGCGCCCGGCGCTGCTCGCGGCACTGAAGCCCCGCTGGCTCAACTACCGCTTCTCCCTGGTGGACCGGGATCTCACCGCGCGCGTCCACCGGGACGGCCACCTGCTCTCCGTCTGGACGCCCGACACCCGCCGTTCCCTGCGCCGGCTCATCGGTCTGGGCGTCGACTCGATCACCACGAACCGCATCGACCTCCTGACCGCGCTGCGCAAGCAGGGCTGA
- a CDS encoding adenosine deaminase, producing MTDRLDASSAAAAPSSGVPAGPTAGAAAGARELHAFVAGLPKAELHVHHVGSASPRIVSELAARHPDSRVPTDPEALADYFTFTDFAHFIEVYLSVVDLIRTPEDVRLLTYEVARDLARQQVRYAELTVTPFSSTRRGIDERAFMDAIEDARKAAETEFGTVLRWCFDIPGEAGLDAAEETTRLATDDRIRPEGLVSFGLGGPEVGVERPQFKPYFDRAIAAGLRSAPHAGETTGPQTVWDALTHLRAERIGHGTSSAQDEKLLAHLAEHRIALEVCPTSNIATRAVRTLDEHPIREFVKAGVLVTVNSDDPPMFGTDLNNEYVVAARLLDLDERGVADLARNAVDAAFLDEAGKARLRTEIDAYATGWPAL from the coding sequence ATGACCGACCGCCTCGACGCATCCTCGGCAGCCGCCGCCCCCAGCTCCGGCGTGCCCGCCGGCCCCACCGCCGGGGCGGCGGCCGGCGCCCGCGAGCTGCACGCCTTCGTCGCCGGGCTGCCCAAGGCCGAGCTGCACGTCCACCACGTCGGCTCCGCGTCCCCCCGCATCGTCTCCGAGCTGGCCGCCCGGCATCCCGACTCCAGGGTGCCCACCGACCCCGAGGCCCTGGCCGACTACTTCACGTTCACGGACTTCGCCCACTTCATCGAGGTCTACCTCTCCGTCGTCGACCTCATCCGCACCCCCGAGGACGTCCGGCTGCTCACCTACGAGGTCGCCCGGGACCTGGCCCGTCAGCAGGTGCGTTACGCCGAGCTGACCGTCACCCCCTTCTCCTCGACCCGGCGCGGCATCGACGAACGCGCCTTCATGGACGCCATCGAGGACGCCCGCAAGGCGGCCGAGACGGAGTTCGGGACCGTGTTGCGCTGGTGCTTCGACATCCCCGGCGAGGCGGGCCTCGACGCCGCCGAGGAGACGACGCGGCTCGCCACCGACGACCGGATCCGCCCGGAGGGGCTGGTCTCCTTCGGGCTCGGCGGGCCCGAGGTCGGCGTGGAACGCCCGCAGTTCAAGCCGTACTTCGACCGGGCGATCGCCGCGGGACTGCGGTCGGCGCCGCACGCCGGCGAGACCACCGGCCCGCAGACGGTGTGGGACGCGCTGACGCATCTGCGCGCCGAGCGCATCGGACACGGCACCAGCTCCGCCCAGGACGAGAAGCTGCTCGCGCACCTCGCCGAGCACCGCATCGCGCTGGAGGTGTGCCCGACCTCGAACATCGCCACACGCGCGGTCCGCACGCTCGACGAGCACCCGATCAGGGAGTTCGTGAAGGCCGGCGTCCTGGTCACGGTCAACTCCGACGACCCGCCCATGTTCGGTACCGACCTGAACAACGAGTACGTCGTCGCCGCCCGGCTCCTCGACCTCGACGAGCGGGGCGTCGCCGACCTCGCCAGGAACGCGGTCGACGCGGCCTTCCTGGACGAGGCCGGCAAGGCGCGGCTGCGGACCGAGATCGACGCGTACGCCACCGGGTGGCCCGCCCTCTGA
- a CDS encoding DUF4190 domain-containing protein: MSDDAPTPAGDAARDPWAAPASGVTDGPRDAVPGVPLDKAAPADSAPDGASPAAPNPWAAPGDAAQSGPGHTVAANEPPAPAPGSGAAAQNQVTPSVHDQRTMTSLPAVTPQPWASPFGNPQPNGMLSGFPPPDPATAVGGPPPGHFAPPTHGGGPVPPPPIAPDGPGQVPYGYPGGLGYPSHPHYGGAPGLYGWTGGGVGDNNGMGVAGLVLGILAAVVFCLWPLAIVFGILGVVFGAVGRGKARRGEASNPGQALAGIICGAVGMVLAITLGVLTFVAP, encoded by the coding sequence ATGTCCGACGACGCGCCGACTCCGGCCGGTGACGCCGCCCGCGACCCGTGGGCCGCTCCCGCCTCCGGCGTGACGGACGGACCGCGGGACGCGGTGCCCGGCGTGCCGTTGGACAAGGCGGCCCCGGCCGACAGCGCCCCGGACGGGGCCTCCCCAGCCGCGCCGAACCCGTGGGCGGCTCCCGGTGACGCGGCCCAGAGCGGCCCCGGCCACACCGTCGCCGCGAACGAACCGCCGGCCCCCGCCCCCGGCTCCGGCGCCGCGGCGCAGAACCAGGTGACGCCCTCCGTCCACGACCAGCGGACGATGACCTCGCTGCCCGCTGTGACGCCGCAACCCTGGGCCAGTCCCTTCGGGAACCCGCAGCCGAACGGCATGCTCAGCGGCTTCCCACCGCCCGACCCCGCCACGGCCGTCGGCGGTCCGCCCCCCGGCCACTTCGCCCCTCCGACCCACGGCGGCGGCCCGGTGCCGCCGCCGCCCATCGCCCCCGACGGACCGGGGCAGGTCCCGTACGGCTACCCCGGCGGCCTCGGCTACCCGTCGCACCCGCACTACGGCGGCGCGCCCGGCCTCTACGGCTGGACCGGCGGCGGGGTCGGGGACAACAACGGCATGGGCGTGGCCGGACTGGTGCTCGGGATCCTCGCCGCGGTCGTCTTCTGTCTGTGGCCGCTGGCCATCGTCTTCGGCATCCTGGGTGTGGTGTTCGGCGCGGTCGGGCGCGGAAAGGCCCGCCGCGGCGAGGCCTCGAACCCCGGTCAGGCGCTGGCCGGGATCATCTGCGGCGCCGTGGGCATGGTGCTGGCGATCACTCTGGGCGTCCTGACGTTCGTGGCCCCGTAA
- a CDS encoding NADAR family protein, protein MEMIDSRESLVRAIRSGERIKYLHFWGHRPRPDGQLGASCLSQWWPSPFVVDDVAYATAEHWMMAAKARLFDDREAEQRALAAGSPAQAKKEGRLVRGFDDTIWQRERFRIVVEGSVHKFASDPALSSFLLGTHTRVLVEASPMDRVWGIGLAADDEAAMNPERWRGLNLLGFALMQARERLLARS, encoded by the coding sequence ATGGAGATGATCGACAGCCGGGAGTCCCTGGTCAGGGCGATCCGGTCGGGGGAGCGCATCAAGTACCTGCACTTCTGGGGCCACCGGCCGCGGCCGGACGGGCAGCTCGGTGCGAGCTGCCTCAGCCAGTGGTGGCCGTCACCGTTCGTGGTCGACGACGTCGCCTACGCGACGGCGGAGCACTGGATGATGGCCGCGAAAGCGCGGCTTTTCGACGACCGGGAGGCGGAGCAGCGGGCGCTGGCCGCCGGGTCGCCCGCCCAGGCGAAGAAGGAGGGGCGGCTGGTACGCGGTTTCGACGACACGATCTGGCAGCGGGAGCGGTTCCGGATCGTCGTCGAAGGCAGCGTCCACAAGTTCGCCTCGGACCCGGCGCTGAGCTCGTTCCTGCTGGGCACCCACACGAGAGTGCTGGTCGAGGCGAGCCCGATGGACCGCGTGTGGGGCATCGGCCTGGCGGCGGACGACGAGGCGGCGATGAACCCCGAGCGGTGGCGCGGCCTGAACCTGCTGGGCTTCGCCCTGATGCAGGCCAGAGAGCGGCTGCTGGCCCGGTCCTGA
- a CDS encoding gamma-aminobutyraldehyde dehydrogenase, protein MQDRFPAQQLLAEGAQYIDGRPARGESGRAHAVIDPATGARVCAYDLAGTDTVDAAVAAARAAFPGWAGATPGERSDALHRFAAVLADRADDFARAESLQCGKPLKLTREFDVPGTIDNTAFFAGAARHLAGRSAGEYSGDHTSYVRREPIGVVGSVAPWNYPLQMAAWKILPAIAAGNTIVLKPAELTPLTSLLFARAASHAGIPDGVINIVNGTGREAGEHLVGHPDVVMTSFTGSTAVGRRVAEIATATVKRLHLELGGKAPFVVFEDADLEAAVHGAVAGALINTGQDCTAATRAYVQRPLYEAFVERTAALMETVRVGDPFAAGTDLGPLVSHAQRDRVAAFVDRARGYARVVTGGEAPGGDLENGAYYLPTLITDAAQDSEAVQSEIFGPVLVVLPFDTDDEGIRLANDTPYGLAASAWTRDVFRANRATRDIKAGCVWINDHIPIISEMPHGGYKASGFGKDMSMYSFEEYTQVKHIMFDNTAVARKPWHRTVFGDS, encoded by the coding sequence ATGCAGGACCGGTTCCCCGCACAGCAGCTGCTCGCGGAGGGCGCCCAGTACATCGACGGCCGCCCCGCCCGTGGCGAGTCGGGGCGCGCCCACGCCGTGATCGACCCCGCCACCGGTGCGCGGGTCTGCGCCTACGACCTGGCCGGCACGGACACCGTCGACGCGGCCGTCGCCGCGGCCCGTGCCGCCTTTCCCGGCTGGGCGGGAGCCACGCCGGGCGAGCGTTCCGACGCCCTGCACCGTTTCGCCGCCGTCCTCGCCGACCGCGCCGACGACTTCGCCCGCGCCGAGTCCCTGCAGTGCGGCAAGCCGCTGAAGCTGACCCGGGAGTTCGACGTCCCGGGGACGATCGACAACACCGCGTTCTTCGCCGGCGCCGCCCGGCACCTCGCGGGCCGGTCCGCGGGCGAGTACTCCGGCGACCACACCTCGTACGTGCGCCGGGAACCCATCGGCGTCGTCGGCTCCGTCGCACCCTGGAACTACCCCCTCCAGATGGCGGCCTGGAAGATCCTCCCGGCGATCGCCGCGGGCAACACGATCGTGCTCAAGCCCGCCGAGCTGACCCCGCTCACCTCGCTGCTCTTCGCCCGGGCGGCGTCGCACGCCGGAATCCCGGACGGTGTGATCAACATCGTCAACGGGACCGGACGGGAGGCGGGCGAGCACCTCGTCGGCCACCCCGACGTCGTCATGACCTCCTTCACCGGCTCCACCGCCGTCGGCAGGCGGGTCGCCGAGATCGCCACCGCGACCGTCAAGCGGCTCCACCTGGAGCTCGGCGGCAAGGCGCCCTTCGTCGTCTTCGAGGACGCCGACCTGGAGGCCGCCGTCCACGGCGCGGTCGCCGGCGCGCTCATCAACACCGGGCAGGACTGCACGGCCGCCACGCGCGCGTACGTGCAACGGCCGCTCTACGAGGCCTTCGTCGAGCGGACGGCAGCCCTGATGGAGACCGTGCGGGTCGGGGACCCGTTCGCCGCCGGCACCGACCTCGGCCCACTCGTGTCGCACGCGCAGCGCGACCGGGTCGCCGCCTTCGTCGACCGGGCGCGCGGCTACGCGCGCGTGGTGACGGGCGGCGAGGCGCCCGGGGGCGACCTCGAGAACGGCGCCTACTATCTGCCCACCCTGATCACGGACGCGGCCCAGGACAGCGAGGCAGTCCAGTCGGAGATCTTCGGGCCGGTGCTGGTCGTCCTGCCGTTCGACACCGACGACGAGGGCATCCGGCTCGCCAACGACACCCCCTACGGGCTCGCGGCCTCCGCTTGGACCCGGGACGTCTTCCGGGCGAACCGGGCGACACGCGACATCAAGGCCGGGTGCGTGTGGATCAACGATCACATCCCGATCATCAGCGAGATGCCGCACGGCGGTTACAAGGCATCCGGCTTCGGCAAGGACATGTCGATGTACTCGTTCGAGGAGTACACGCAGGTAAAGCACATTATGTTCGATAACACGGCGGTGGCCCGCAAGCCCTGGCACCGCACGGTCTTCGGGGACTCATAA
- a CDS encoding ABC transporter substrate-binding protein produces MESYEPDRLSPAEPAAVRRSFRDGRAAMTRRSLLRASAGGALTLGGLGTLAGCGIPAAGKSQGGVSADDHSAKEKVVNFSNWPEYIDVDDSGKHHPTLDAFRKGTGITVKYTEDINDNDEFFGKIQPQLAAGQDTGRDLIVLTDWLAARMIRLGYVQKLDASNLPHAFANLSDQFRSPDWDPGRAYSYPWQGISTVIAFNKKALDGVEVTSVSDLLDTPALKGRVGLLTEMRDTVGMTMLDMGKDPAKFTGDDYDAVLARLQKAVDKGQIRRFTGNDYTSDLSKGDLAACVAWAGDIVQLQADNPDVGYVIPDSGYMTSTDNLLIPNKARHKTNAERLIDYYYEPEPAAELAAYINYVSPVADVKPYLAKIDKSAADNPLILPDRAMQAKSHAFRSLSSKEETAFQAKFAKLTGA; encoded by the coding sequence ATGGAGAGTTACGAGCCCGACCGCCTGAGCCCGGCCGAACCGGCCGCCGTACGGCGCAGTTTCCGCGACGGCAGGGCGGCCATGACCCGCCGGTCGCTGTTGCGCGCCTCCGCCGGCGGCGCGCTCACCCTGGGCGGTCTCGGCACGCTGGCCGGCTGCGGGATCCCCGCCGCCGGCAAATCGCAGGGCGGCGTCTCCGCCGACGACCACTCGGCGAAGGAGAAGGTCGTCAACTTCTCCAACTGGCCCGAGTACATCGACGTGGACGACAGCGGCAAGCACCACCCCACGCTGGACGCGTTCCGCAAGGGGACCGGCATCACGGTCAAGTACACCGAGGACATCAACGACAACGACGAGTTCTTCGGCAAGATCCAGCCGCAGCTCGCCGCCGGCCAGGACACCGGCCGCGACCTCATCGTCCTCACCGACTGGCTGGCCGCCCGCATGATCAGGCTCGGCTACGTCCAGAAGCTGGACGCGTCGAACCTGCCGCACGCCTTCGCCAACCTGTCGGACCAGTTCCGCAGCCCCGACTGGGACCCGGGCCGTGCCTACTCGTACCCCTGGCAGGGCATTTCGACGGTCATCGCCTTCAACAAGAAGGCGCTCGACGGCGTCGAGGTGACGTCGGTCTCCGACCTGCTCGACACCCCGGCGCTCAAGGGCCGGGTCGGCCTCCTGACCGAGATGCGCGACACCGTCGGCATGACCATGCTCGACATGGGCAAGGACCCGGCGAAGTTCACCGGCGACGACTACGACGCGGTCCTCGCCCGCCTCCAGAAGGCGGTCGACAAGGGCCAGATCCGCCGCTTCACCGGCAACGACTACACGTCCGACCTCAGCAAGGGCGACCTGGCGGCCTGCGTCGCCTGGGCCGGCGACATCGTGCAGCTCCAGGCCGACAACCCGGACGTCGGTTACGTCATCCCGGACAGCGGCTACATGACGTCGACCGACAACCTGCTGATCCCCAACAAGGCGCGCCACAAGACGAACGCCGAGCGGCTGATCGACTACTACTACGAGCCCGAGCCGGCCGCCGAACTCGCCGCGTACATCAACTACGTGAGTCCCGTCGCGGACGTGAAACCGTACCTCGCCAAGATCGACAAGTCGGCGGCGGACAACCCGCTGATCCTTCCCGACCGGGCCATGCAGGCCAAGTCCCACGCCTTCCGCTCCCTGAGCTCGAAGGAAGAGACCGCCTTCCAGGCCAAGTTCGCAAAGCTCACTGGGGCGTGA